TGTAGCAGAACTCGTgagcaggcgacgcgcaaTACTCGGTCGACCTCCTCCCGCTCAAGACGGCTGCCGGAGGCACTGCACAAGCTGGCAGGTTCCGACGAAAATCGACTCCGAAGGCCGTTCGACGCGATGCCGTGCCCACAAGATGTGAGCGCGCGCGCCTACGCAAGCGTTCAACTCTCCCCGGCGCGTATCTCGATTCCCGTACAGAAAACTTCGCTGGTAGCGTCCCCAGTTCCAGTTTGGCATCATCTGCGTCGCGTGCAGTGTCTGAcccgcctttctcgtggCTTCGCCATGCCGCGCGCGGGAAAAGGAGCATCTCGTGTAACAGAGCCAGTTCGCTCCAGTGCATGCCAAAACCAACGTAAATTCACAAAGTGCTTCCAAATCGTGGGCACTCAGGAGACATGTACATTAACGGGATCACGGTgccacagagaaggcagccaGGCCGGGAGAACTGCGTCTCCACTGTGCCGGTTCCGTCCAGAACGCCTTCGGGGCGCTTGCCGCTGGAATTCTGATCGGAAAGACGCCTCCGGTGGAGGCGCAGCACGTGGTCGCGTTTGCTGACGAAAATGTGGATCTTCCGCTCACCTGCACCATGACGCCGAATGGGTGAATTGACACAACTTCGCCTTCCACGACTTGGTCTGGCTTCACGCGTCTCATCTGCTCGCGAATATGCACAATGCGGCTGCTGACGAGAAGTCGCTGCTTCTCGACGTCCGCCTGAAGCAGTGCAACGCGCAGTTGCGCCCCCACGAGCTGGGGACCCGGCTTCACGGAAGTCGGCAGCTGCGATGCGGGCAGAAATCCTCGGAGTCCGAGCACGCGGACAACGACCCCACCtagacgcacacacgcaggaAGTTGgcagccacacacacacccaCGTCGGCCACAGCAGACAGGGGCGCCACCGACGCGCTGTTGACGACCTCGGATCGATTTTTTTCCGCAGATCCGAGTGGAAAAGAGGAGCCGAGCGTGGCGGCGCGCGTGGAAGTCCGAGTGTACCCTCtccggaagaaaacggcgtgCACCCGCAAAAAACGAGATGCTTCACTCGGCGGCAGAAGCAGACTGACTGGAAGCAACGGGCCGGAGTCTCGTTCTGGACGTGGAGGAGGCTCGGTTTCTGCTGACCTTTGTGCGCGTGGAGTACCGTAGCCGTCAGAGGCTGGTCCTCCCTctggagcgcgagaagctgctcCCAAGCGGCGATCCGGCGAAGCGTCTGCAGCGAGAGAATCagttctgcgtctccgactTTGATCACTTCGCAGAACACCTCGTCGCccacggagaagaaagcttTCAGTCCGTTCTTGGGggcctcctcctcctccaggAGGACCTCGTCCAGCCTCAGTTCTCCCTCGCACACGTACCCAACGTGGATGTacgcgaaggaaggcgtCACCTTCACAACTTTGCCTTTGACGAGCTGCCCGGGATATACCTTGAGAGAAGGGTACCCGAGGCGCCGTTTCCATTCTGCTTGCATTGCCTCCTCCATCTCGGCGAAAATGTCCCCGACGGGACGAGGTGCCGAGGCATCCTCGAGAGATCTCCCACCCGTACCGAGACGCCCGCCGCCGTCTGGACCGGAGGCACGAAACACGCACGGCATCcgcagagcagagagacacagctgTAAGCCCACGCGGTTACGCAAACGCATGAGCGCGCCAGGCCCCGCGCTGCACTTTTCTTCATCCCCCAAAGAGCTACGATATTGATCCCTTAGCACTTAACTCAGTGAATTCGCGCATCACTCGACGCATATATTCGGTATCCTGGTCAGTCGATGATTCTAGTGAGGGGATGCGCCGGCACACACACCTAGTTTCACGAGAAGGCGGCCAGCTACTCGAGGATGGCTGAAGCGCCGCGCagcaaaaacgcatgcattcCCAAAGGCTCAACTCGCGAACCAACCACGAGCATTTTCACGGCCTAGCTCCTCTGATGCCTGACGGCGCGACCGTCCGTGCCAGTGTGATGAGTGCTTAAATGGCACGGCCCCCTGTGCAGTTTTTGGAACTGCATTTACGCATGCACGCCGTGCTGTGGCTTATACCTGCGGTCGCAAGAGTGGTGTTTTCAGCTGACACGTCTTGCCTACCTGTTCTTTCGGTGGCATTGCGTGTGCCGTCGCTGGGTGCTGCCGCCGAAActtctttctccggcgcTTGTGCAGCTTCGTTGCCCTCGGACTCTCTGAGATTCTCCAGGCCCCGCGGGCCCcgtgcctcgctctcgaaCGTATACAGGCCGGACGCTTCGCCCAACTCTTTCGAGAGCCGCCGGAACCGGTCCACAACCATCTCCTCGTGAGTCGGCGCCAGAGCCTCCAGGCTGCCCATGAGCGTCTGCTCTGCGGCCAGTTCCTCCGCACCGTGGCGTGGCTGCTCGCGGTGTTGCCTTCCCACGATGCTTTCCCTAACAGTGCTCCCGTCGggtgtctttcctctgcctcgttcCCTCAGCTGTTGGAGGTTCAGgtccttttcctgtctcaaGAGCTCCGTTtgccgttcgtctctcgcgcgaaCCACGTTGGCCTCCATCGTGCCCATCATCGAATGGTGCTCCTCATTGTCCCGTCTGAGCTGCTCTTTCCTGATTTCCTCGCGGAGAACCCACTGAACCGCCTCGAGAGCCCTCGCGCCTATGCCGCCCTttgcagccgctgcagcgccCTGAAGAAGCCTCGCCGGAACAGGCAGCGGATCAGGTTGTCCCCGTTCCCCATCTCCCGTCTGTTTCGGATGTTCTCTCCAGGtggcgccttctgcctcacCTTCTTCCACTGCagtcccctctgtctccgcatcCTGCCCcgtttcgtcgcctcccccccttttctcctccccgcCCGCAACGAGTGGCGTGCCTcggttcctcgccttcgcgtcaGCGCTCTCCACGACCCTGCGGGCTGCTTCCAGTCGTCTCTTGGTCGCCaccgcggcgacggcgagaaccTCTTTGTAggactctgtctcttcccagTCTTGGAACATGGCCGGCGTGAACTCCACCGCGTGTCCAGTTCGTGGGGGCGGGCGGCCGTGCGCCGCGTGCCGCTCGCGCTGGGCCTGGACAAGTCTCCGAACAACTTGGACATCTTCGTCGGACTGCAAACCTCGATGAAGGTGACCGAGCAGAAAAGATTCCGAGTCCGCCACCGCACGCTGCAGGAGCTGAGTGCAAGTCACAGATCAAGCAGCAGACGGCCGGAATGCAGATTCGTCTTCGCACAGAGCGCTAGGTTTgaagcgaaaacgcgttCGGGGACGAGGCCGAGTCCCAGCGGCAGCGaacagcgacgagaaggtgGGGGGCAACGGCAACAGATGTGGCGGCAGCTCTGCCCTTCGAAGCGTCTGCCCTTCTTCCGCCCCAAAGAAAAGGCCTCAAGGTGTGAGAGGACGACCAGCCACGGCGGAAACGTATCGGATGGATTCGGCCCGCCTCCGCCGTGAAGGCGTTACCCTTGCTTAGTCAGGAAAACAGTGCAACATCTGGCGGCCCCAGAGTGCGCTGCCACCTTTCGCATGTGTTGCCGAGCAGCGCGCAGCTCCGCCGCTCTCCAGGCACACTCCTTTTACTCGCAGTTCCACATGCAAACCCGAGGGGGTCGGACGACTCCGTCCCTGACTCAGGAAACTGCTCTCAGGTTCGACGGAACGGGAAACACCGCCGAGCGTCTCTTACATGTTCTCAGGGTTCAGTGAAAGGACACGACACTCCCGCCGCTCCTCAGTGATTCTGCTGCTGCCTCACGCAGCTTTCGAGTCGTTACCTGCAAAGCACTTCGCGCGTCTGGAGCGGCCATTGCTGGACTGTCGGGCGTAATGTGACCGTATCGGGCAATGAGAGCCTGGACGGAGGAGGGGAGGCCCATGCTTGCGAGCATTTGCTGTTTGGCCAGAGCTTCTGCGGCTTCTCGAACGCGCGCACTCatctgtttttctgttccttcctcgctgctgcACAAACTGGCCGCTTTCCGCAGTCCGTCCGGGAGGgtttcgtctgcgtcttgtCGCTCCATGTGTCCCTttggcgtcttcgccgctgggTCTTCGCTGCggccgtctcgtctttcgccttcccACTGGCTCGGCTCCGTAGCTACCTGCTCCATCGcacgcctttcttcttgccaTTCTCGGATCTGCAGCCTGGTCGCCAGTTCAAGTCGTTCCCGGGCTGCGTGGGCACCTGTGGGAGCgctgtgtctttcctcgtctaCCGGGAAGAGGGCTGCCCACGCCTCGACCTCAAGGTTCCTCACAAACCCCCCTGGACCGCCAGCGTCGATGAGCTCGCGGTCAGCTGCCAggccgccttctttccaccGCAGAGCCACCGCCGGCTTCTCCAGTCTGTCCGGGCGCCGTACAATGAAGCGTTTTGGGACCTTCAGGGTCAAAAGCTTGTCTCGTTCCTCCTCGGTTAGAGCGGGCAGGCGAACGGACCTGCCTGGCTGCAGCCGCAAGCTCTCCACCCATCGATCCAGCTGCTCTTtgtggtgtctgtacaccccgGCGAAACGGGCCCGAATGGCGTCCGGGTCCGTTGCAGCCAGGAAGCCCTCAGTGTCACGGTACGTATGCGGGGTAAAAAGCCACTCGATGTACTTGGAGTCCTGCAACTTTTCCAGGGAAGCGTGAAGTTCCTCGCGAGACGTGGCCGAGAAAATTTCCTCCAACAGGCCGTCGTTTACCGGAGGCGGTTCCATTCGCGGGTAGTgaggcagcagccgcaggtacgaggggcgagggagagataTCGGAGAGGGCCGGGAGGAGCGCTCTTCCGCTTGTCCTTGCTTGGTTGGCTTCGGCGCATCTGGAACTCCAGTTAACTTTGAAGACAACTGAGGCAGGGGAAACGGATATGCGCGGCCAGGAGGCCCGACAATCTCCGGAATTGGCGAATACacgcgaggaggaaaagcaggacgagaggaggaagcagacaaggaggaagaagcatcTAAACCTGGCGGGACATCGGGCAGATTGGAACTGCAGGCGTCATCGTTTCGCGGGGAGGAGTCCGGGCCTCCTCCACGCGACTGTACTTGGTCAGACAAGCTGCCAGCCTGCGAAGCAGAGTGTtcaccgtttttctcttttctaaCCGTTCCCCCGGCGGCATTCAGTTCTCGATCTTCGGCGTCGCCGGAGGGGGGGCTTcccggcgcgtcgccttccctgtctGAGTCTCCATCACGCccggccttctcttcgccatTCACTCGGGCCAGAGCAAGCGTTAGGCGTCTGCGGTCACCTTTcaaagggacagaggagTGCCTGGGCAGACGGCATTTCACCAAAGAAAACCAGGGGCAAGACACCGGGGCCCCGGTCCGCCGCCGAAGAGGCAGTAGCCTGCCAGAAAGCGCCGACAGGTACGCAACTGAGTTCGACCTTGTTCCAGAAACAGAGCTGCTTTGGAACCCGCGAGAgccgaaaaaggaaagaaaaaacagacacctGCGGAAAGCAGCAGCCGGGGGCCGCCACACAGGTTTCTGACGGATGGCCCCAgcaggaaaagaacagagagtGACGTTCGGCTGGAAGCCtagaggaaacgcgacagtGTAGCGCAGTGTCTTGGAGCGATCTGCACTGTCGGGAGAGGCActggaagcgaagaggctGACGCCGTGTCGGCGGGGATGGTCAAGGTGGACATGGAGGCGGCTCGAGACGCTGCAGTGTTGAGGCAGGAGCCGACCTGTGGCGGGGAAGACCACACTGCCACGGCCCGAAACCACCAGTGCAGTGACGAGtaaggaaaagaggaggaagagacgaggcacgGCGCAACAATCAACTGAGGCGCCCATCAGGAAGCATACAGTCTCTGGAACCGCGGGCAGCGTTCAAGAGGACATGACGCGGGGCGGGCACACCCCGAGATGGTTCACTTCAACCTCTGGCGATCAGTACCACGCGTGCTGTGGCAGCATCCTAGCGAGGGCACCTAAACCCTGTCTCTGGACAGCCCACGTCGTTCATGCTCCGGAATGCAACCATGAACACTCTGTCAGCCGAGAAACTTCGATGTCATCGAGCGAGCAGacgtctctgccgcgttcGAAATGCATCCCGAACAATCAGCCTGCGCTGATGAAGCAGTCACGTGACACACGTACACACACCGACAAGAAGCCTCCAGGCAACCCTCTGACAGTGTGCAGCTCAGCGGTTGTTCTGCAAATGCCTGGAACTTGCTGCTGGGGCAACTGAGCATTTGCAGATGCCTGTTCAGTGCACGCGATAAACACGAAGGTGACTGGTGCACAAGGCGGACCATGGCGTGTACACACGAATCGGATGATTTACTCAAAAATTCGTTATTGGCCACGCTGAAATTGACATAGTGGAGCAGCAAGGCTTGGCTCCGAAAGCAATGCGCAAACTGTGTATTGCAACGCGTACCTAAGTGTGGCTCAGATGTGCTCGGAAGTCCAGAGAACACCCTCAACAAACACTGCGCGAACGGCCCACCAGAGGCCAGCCTTGGATCCGAATTCCAAGCGTTTTAGGGAACTTGAGCGATTTGCAGCACACTGTGGCGAAGGTTGCGCAGAAAACGACAAAGTGATGCAGTCGAAGGACCCGCATGCATTTCCCGCTGCCACAACGCTGTCCGGACTGAAGCGATTTCTGTGCAAAGTTGTCTTTCATTTCTGGGACTCTCTCTCGCAACTGCTTGTGGTGCATCTGTCTGAAAAACGTCTTGCACTCCTCAAGCATTGGAGAAAAGGCCGCTCATTCGCCGGGTTGTGTCCGATTTAACAGCCCGTGATCTTCAACCTCTCAACGATATGCTTCTCTGGCGTTCAGTTCGCGCAGTGTGTTGCATCTGTGGCTGTTTATCGACTGCGAAGTGGGAGTTTAGTTGAGGTCTCGATTCGAGGCCGCATATCTGAAATCGGGAGATACGGATGCAGACGAGAATAGCCCTTTGTTCAGGTGTGAGCCATGGTGCTTTGGCCCCACTGAGATGTGGGTCTGGTCGGTGTTTCGATGTCTAGCgctgtcgtcttctgcttttGGACCCGTGCACAAAGCTCGCAACGCAGCCGTTCAGCCGTTCGTTTTGTAACTGCTCTCTTGTCTCTATTCGGCCTCCTGCCTGTGACCGTCTTCTGCCAGAAGTTGTGCGTTCGACCGccatgtgtatatacagctCATGTTGTCCGAGTATTCTTCGCTGGAGACGGACTGAGCTTCTGAATTGCTTTCTACACCAGTCCACGGCCCGGCGCTGCGAGGAAAGCGTTTATCCAGAAAAGCGTTTATGCAGAACTGGCGGTTCGCTTTGGCTGCATGTGCATTCACTGCAACAGAGTATCACGTGCTTGCGACTGTGAATGAGTACACTTCGACAGCATGGTTACCCTGTGGTGCCTGTGAAGCTTCGGTGGTCTGCAAGCATGCGGCATTTCTTCCGTCCTGCGGCTCTGGCGTGGTCCTGTATTTTGGCCTTGCTGTTAAAGTCTTCTGCTGCCCTTTCTTGGCGCACGAATGAAGGGGTGACTTCGACACTGGCGGCCACCGGAGGCGtcgcgcagagacaccgtcCTCGTTTTGTCAGTGGAGCTCACTTGCTTCAGCCTTCTCTACCTTCGACGTGCGCTGCGTCAGGGCACAATGCAGGAGAACGGCTTTCAACACGCGTGACGTTCATTTTCCGCCCGTCGCccccgtcgtcctcgcctccgtgtttctctctttttcgcacTCCGTGTCCCCTCAGACGCAGACcctgcctccgtcttccaTCTTCCTGCAGCTCATTTTGCAGCAGTGCGTTTCACAGTCGTGCCGACTGGAATCCCTTCTCGATTTCTGTCCGACATGAGAGTCCCCTGGTCGGTCTTCCGGGAACACCTGCCTTCATGTTTCTCGGAAAGTTTCTCGGAAATTCTTGCGCGATCGGTGCTTCGTCGGACGTCGTGCAGGGCGGTCTGTCGCAAAATCGGCAAAGTTTGCGAACGGAGCAGGCTGCAGTGGGTGGCCATCGGCGAACGGCGCTGTCAatggcgaagcagagacggtACCAGCGTAAGTGACAACGGAACTTTAGCCCCCTGGTGATTTCGCCGTGTGTAGCGTCTTTGTGTGGTAAAGGGGCATTGACGAAGCGGATAGGAGGTAGGTCGAGCAGGGGTGTGACCTCGCTGAGGCAGCGAACAGAGTCTTTTCAGGATCAGCATGCGGCGCCGATGTCGGAGGCGTCAGCGTATAGTGAATGGTGTTAACTTGACTACCAGTGCGGTGCCGGGggtcgcttctctccggtAATTCTGCGTCCACTGAAAACCGGCGGTGCTCGACGCTGTTCCTACAGAGTTATGCGGGATCGAGTCCTGCAGTAGACACTGCCAAGGCGTTAGCGGGGACACAGGCACACTGCAGCGTTACGAGATACCTCTTCTACTTGTCCGGTTTCTGCGGCTTTTTTTCAGTTGCCACCGACAATCTGTTTGTGGGTCTCCGGGACGCCCAAGTCCAAAGGAATCTTCGCCGCAAGCAAATGATGATCGACTATAGGCCGCTCCGACAGCACTACAAGCATAAAGTAGCGCACGCTACGTCAATGGATGAGCGGCTGGACTGGCACTGCCGTCTTCAGCGCCTGCCAAGAGATTCTTCACCAACAAGATACAGGAACCGGTGTCGACTGTGTGGCAGGGCTCGGGGATactttcgttttttcggaCTCTGCCGCCATCACGTGCTAGACATGGTTCGAAATGTGATGTTTCCGGGGTTCACCAAAGCGGAGTGGTAAGCGTGGAGAAACAGCCAAGCACTCCAGTCACCGCCCAAATGCGCGGTCAGTCGTTTTCGTGCTTCTGCCTGCGTAAAGCTTCATTCTCCAGCGGAGTCTGCCTCCCACGGGGCTCTCGCGCACGAGGCGGGGCCCCAGAGGCAAGCGTCTCACGGGTCTACAGGCCAAAATGTCGAGGGGAGACTTCACTGACAAATCCAAAATGCACCTCTGAGAGGAAGACATGGCCTCGCCCCCCCCTAAGCAACTTATCCCAGCGCATGTACAGCGATCTCGCTTTTCGGTCGGGATAACCAGGCGATGAGAAGCCCTGGCGTGCTTCCTTACGCAGGCCTTTCGCAAATGTCTTCATGGAAAGGCAGTGAGCAAAGAGCAACCCAGAGATGCTGCTTCCTTCGAGCGTTGGGCGTTTTATTGATCACTGAGGGCATTTGCCTGTACCGGCGCTTAGTACGGTAGATGCCAGATCGACATGACGCTGCCTAAAGGCTGGAAGACGGACGGATAGTTTTGTTTCAGAAGCAACCGACAAAGCGAAGCAGCCACCTCTTTTCGAAACATCTTCGATGTGTCAGTCAAAGACCTTAAAAAGGCAACGGTGTAGTTTCCATCACCAGTCCACCAT
This sequence is a window from Neospora caninum Liverpool complete genome, chromosome V. Protein-coding genes within it:
- a CDS encoding putative 30S ribosomal protein S1 yields the protein MGASVDCCAVPRLFLLFSLLVTALVVSGRGSVVFPATGRLLPQHCSVSSRLHVHLDHPRRHGVSLFASSASPDSADRSKTLRYTVAFPLGFQPNVTLCSFPAGAIRQKPVWRPPAAAFRRCLFFLSFFGSRGFQSSSVSGTRSNSVAYLSALSGRLLPLRRRTGAPVSCPWFSLVKCRLPRHSSVPLKGDRRRLTLALARVNGEEKAGRDGDSDREGDAPGSPPSGDAEDRELNAAGGTVRKEKNGEHSASQAGSLSDQVQSRGGGPDSSPRNDDACSSNLPDVPPGLDASSSLSASSSRPAFPPRVYSPIPEIVGPPGRAYPFPLPQLSSKLTGVPDAPKPTKQGQAEERSSRPSPISLPRPSYLRLLPHYPRMEPPPVNDGLLEEIFSATSREELHASLEKLQDSKYIEWLFTPHTYRDTEGFLAATDPDAIRARFAGVYRHHKEQLDRWVESLRLQPGRSVRLPALTEEERDKLLTLKVPKRFIVRRPDRLEKPAVALRWKEGGLAADRELIDAGGPGGFVRNLEVEAWAALFPVDEERHSAPTGAHAARERLELATRLQIREWQEERRAMEQVATEPSQWEGERRDGRSEDPAAKTPKGHMERQDADETLPDGLRKAASLCSSEEGTEKQMSARVREAAEALAKQQMLASMGLPSSVQALIARYGHITPDSPAMAAPDARSALQLLQRAVADSESFLLGHLHRGLQSDEDVQVVRRLVQAQRERHAAHGRPPPRTGHAVEFTPAMFQDWEETESYKEVLAVAAVATKRRLEAARRVVESADAKARNRGTPLVAGGEEKRGGGDETGQDAETEGTAVEEGEAEGATWREHPKQTGDGERGQPDPLPVPARLLQGAAAAAKGGIGARALEAVQWVLREEIRKEQLRRDNEEHHSMMGTMEANVVRARDERQTELLRQEKDLNLQQLRERGRGKTPDGSTVRESIVGRQHREQPRHGAEELAAEQTLMGSLEALAPTHEEMVVDRFRRLSKELGEASGLYTFESEARGPRGLENLRESEGNEAAQAPEKEVSAAAPSDGTRNATERTDGGGRLGTGGRSLEDASAPRPVGDIFAEMEEAMQAEWKRRLGYPSLKVYPGQLVKGKVVKVTPSFAYIHVGYVCEGELRLDEVLLEEEEAPKNGLKAFFSVGDEVFCEVIKVGDAELILSLQTLRRIAAWEQLLALQREDQPLTATVLHAHKGGVVVRVLGLRGFLPASQLPTSVKPGPQLVGAQLRVALLQADVEKQRLLVSSRIVHIREQMRRVKPDQVVEGEVVSIHPFGVMVQFGECRGLLHVSEVSAARVERLEDVLPLGSRVRALVLHYDKPTGKIALTTKLLERYPGEMVRDSQAVFDAAMDTAEMYAVRKREEKAARRQAAHQLIAALGLDPAAALGPGGEREGDSVASDEEKEHIDTSYARSYNLDQSGDGHVLWKGIGDDDSKVMTLLSRKLLEKAAARRRKSSGSRGMGKSFVESVDEGTPSGIELFRAEREKVLEAVKASGIQLKGAWNVPSVFEAEWETDEWLFE